Proteins from a single region of Haloarchaeobius litoreus:
- a CDS encoding M24 family metallopeptidase — protein sequence MSHRERIAACQKRLASEGADAAVLFPSVDMGYLSGFTDEPMERHLLLFVTPDEPPVFVAPAMYESQILGESVVDDVRVWDDGGDPLELVEEVASECGLHGGRLLVDDRMWARFSQDLRSVLPDASFGLASDVLAPLRIRKDEGELDALRAAGEVADRAVMAVRRLGSEVVGFTEAELAQEIEAQLAEFGGTGVSFEVIVGSGPNGAQPHHRHGQREIRPGDPVVLDFGTRVDGYPSDQTRTVVFAGDPPAGFDEVHDVVREAHDAAVDAVEPGVAAEAIDAAAREVIEEAGYGEQFVHRTGHGVGLEVHEPPYIVEGNETALEPGMVFSVEPGVYVEGEFGVRIEDLVAVTENGHERLNDSSRDWKPL from the coding sequence GTGAGCCACCGCGAGCGAATCGCCGCCTGCCAGAAACGACTCGCGAGCGAGGGAGCCGACGCCGCCGTGCTGTTCCCGAGCGTCGACATGGGCTACCTCTCGGGGTTCACCGACGAGCCGATGGAGCGCCACCTGCTCCTGTTCGTCACCCCCGACGAGCCGCCCGTCTTCGTCGCGCCGGCGATGTACGAGTCCCAGATTCTCGGCGAATCTGTCGTCGACGACGTGCGGGTCTGGGACGACGGCGGCGACCCGCTCGAACTGGTCGAGGAGGTCGCCAGCGAGTGCGGCCTCCACGGCGGCCGCCTCCTCGTCGACGACCGCATGTGGGCCCGCTTCAGCCAGGACCTCCGCTCGGTCCTGCCCGACGCCTCGTTCGGCCTCGCGAGCGACGTGCTCGCGCCGCTGCGTATCCGGAAGGACGAGGGCGAACTCGACGCGCTCCGGGCCGCTGGCGAGGTAGCCGACCGCGCAGTGATGGCCGTCCGCCGGCTCGGCAGCGAGGTCGTTGGCTTCACCGAAGCTGAGCTCGCCCAGGAGATAGAGGCGCAGCTCGCCGAGTTCGGTGGGACCGGCGTTTCCTTCGAGGTCATCGTCGGCAGCGGCCCCAACGGTGCGCAGCCACACCACCGCCACGGCCAACGGGAGATCCGTCCGGGCGACCCCGTGGTGCTCGACTTCGGTACCCGTGTCGACGGCTACCCGAGCGACCAGACACGGACCGTCGTCTTCGCCGGCGACCCACCCGCGGGGTTCGATGAGGTTCACGACGTGGTTCGGGAGGCGCACGACGCGGCCGTCGACGCGGTCGAACCCGGCGTGGCCGCCGAGGCGATCGACGCGGCCGCCCGGGAGGTCATCGAGGAGGCCGGCTACGGCGAGCAGTTCGTCCACCGGACCGGCCACGGCGTCGGCCTTGAGGTCCACGAACCGCCGTACATCGTCGAGGGCAACGAGACTGCACTCGAACCGGGGATGGTGTTCTCGGTCGAACCTGGCGTCTACGTCGAGGGCGAGTTCGGCGTCCGCATCGAGGACCTCGTCGCGGTCACCGAGAACGGCCACGAGCGACTGAACGACTCGTCGCGTGACTGGAAACCGCTGTGA
- a CDS encoding DUF302 domain-containing protein codes for MEYTIQTSVTGEFDDVVDTTIAALEDEGFGVLCDIDIQATLEEKLGEEFRQYRILGACNPALAHEGLNEEIELGALLPCNVIVYETDDGDIAVSAVDPKQLVGIADNDALDSIATEVNERFERVLSAVTDELGSTSEV; via the coding sequence ATGGAATACACAATACAGACGTCAGTCACCGGCGAGTTCGACGACGTCGTCGACACGACGATCGCAGCGCTTGAAGACGAAGGATTCGGCGTCCTCTGTGACATCGATATCCAGGCGACGCTCGAGGAGAAACTCGGCGAAGAGTTCCGCCAGTACCGCATTCTCGGCGCATGCAATCCGGCGCTCGCGCACGAGGGTCTGAACGAAGAGATCGAACTCGGCGCACTCCTCCCGTGCAACGTCATCGTCTACGAGACCGACGACGGCGATATCGCTGTGAGTGCCGTCGATCCGAAGCAATTGGTCGGCATCGCGGACAACGATGCGCTCGACTCCATCGCGACCGAGGTCAACGAGCGTTTCGAGCGTGTTCTCTCGGCCGTCACCGACGAACTAGGCTCTACGTCGGAGGTCTGA
- a CDS encoding AI-2E family transporter — protein sequence MNLSKGFLLALVVTLLVLSAMLILPFLQYVLGAVLLAYVLYPLQVRLEAHVSPMVAAFSLVILAVACFVAPFVVVLLTVVDNADRILRDLDTESVQIEVVESRIAELTGQEVDIAGELVGSGREIGTIVFERSTQAFGTITFHVIGIALALFLVYYLLKDGDDLVNWLNRTIPLPDDIQRDLYGEIDDVMWGVLFGHVFVAIVQGVIAGVGLFATGVPNAVFWTAVMIVLAMVPLVGAIPVWGGAVVYLYLTDKPLLAVGLFVYSVVVVGLTDDYLRPFAVDRYANLNPAVILLGILGGAYAFGIMGLFFGPVVLGALKAALRVGLGNWSQIGEGDIS from the coding sequence GTGAACCTCAGCAAAGGTTTCCTCCTCGCCCTCGTCGTCACCCTTCTCGTGTTATCGGCCATGCTGATCCTGCCGTTTCTCCAGTACGTCCTCGGTGCCGTCCTCCTCGCGTACGTCCTCTATCCGCTGCAGGTCCGTCTCGAAGCGCACGTCTCGCCGATGGTCGCCGCGTTCTCGCTCGTGATTCTGGCAGTAGCTTGTTTCGTCGCTCCGTTCGTGGTGGTGCTCCTGACTGTCGTGGATAATGCCGATCGGATCCTACGAGACCTCGACACTGAGTCCGTGCAGATCGAAGTGGTCGAATCCCGGATTGCGGAACTCACCGGACAAGAGGTCGACATCGCCGGTGAACTCGTCGGCTCAGGACGAGAGATCGGAACGATTGTGTTCGAACGGTCGACCCAAGCGTTCGGTACGATAACCTTCCACGTCATCGGAATCGCGTTGGCGCTGTTTCTCGTCTACTACCTACTCAAAGACGGCGATGACCTGGTCAACTGGCTCAACCGAACGATCCCCCTTCCCGATGACATTCAGCGCGACCTCTACGGAGAGATCGACGACGTGATGTGGGGCGTTCTCTTCGGACACGTCTTCGTCGCCATCGTCCAGGGGGTCATCGCTGGCGTCGGACTCTTCGCCACTGGCGTTCCCAATGCGGTGTTCTGGACGGCCGTCATGATCGTTCTCGCGATGGTTCCGCTCGTCGGTGCGATCCCCGTCTGGGGTGGAGCGGTGGTCTACCTGTATCTCACGGACAAACCGCTACTCGCCGTCGGATTATTCGTCTACAGCGTCGTCGTGGTTGGGCTCACCGACGACTATCTCCGTCCATTCGCCGTCGATAGGTACGCGAATCTCAATCCTGCCGTCATCCTCCTCGGTATCCTCGGCGGGGCGTACGCATTCGGGATTATGGGGCTGTTCTTCGG
- a CDS encoding DUF389 domain-containing protein, whose protein sequence is MSLRVSLTEMCENKYEQVALDTSYLVLMSMSGVLAGVALLTNSIPILIGAMVIAPVLTPLELVSAGIAANRLNRAGFGTLVAFVGLLAATAGAIVTTVTLNITGVLPPAENLIDKPLLEERITAGWYSVVAAAAAGIAAGVTTDKERQDTLVGVVAALALVPAAAAGGITLLSRAPVKASGGLLLLVLNAGMVVITGTVTLWLGARGERKADTTN, encoded by the coding sequence ATGTCTCTTAGAGTCTCACTTACCGAAATGTGCGAGAACAAGTACGAACAGGTCGCCCTTGATACGTCGTATCTTGTTTTGATGTCGATGTCCGGTGTGCTTGCTGGCGTGGCTCTCCTAACCAACTCGATTCCAATCCTCATCGGCGCGATGGTCATTGCCCCGGTATTGACGCCGTTGGAACTCGTTTCTGCTGGCATTGCTGCCAACCGGTTGAATCGAGCCGGATTCGGGACTTTGGTCGCGTTCGTCGGTCTGTTGGCTGCGACTGCGGGGGCTATCGTGACGACGGTGACACTGAACATAACAGGTGTCCTCCCACCTGCAGAGAATCTCATCGATAAACCACTCCTCGAGGAGCGCATTACGGCCGGCTGGTACAGCGTCGTTGCTGCTGCCGCTGCGGGTATCGCGGCGGGGGTAACGACCGACAAAGAACGGCAAGACACGCTCGTCGGCGTCGTCGCTGCCCTCGCACTCGTTCCGGCCGCAGCTGCTGGGGGAATAACATTGCTGTCACGAGCGCCTGTCAAGGCCAGTGGCGGCCTGCTCTTACTCGTCCTCAATGCAGGCATGGTTGTGATAACTGGGACGGTGACACTCTGGCTCGGAGCCCGTGGCGAACGGAAAGCGGACACAACCAACTAG
- a CDS encoding SHOCT domain-containing protein yields MTQLTTHIGRTARRLAILAVPLLVAATGTAAAHGSGSYGGGMMGGGWGLFGGAMGLWGLLWMGLLIAVPLYLVSALRNRGSGGNEEQPLSVLRERYARGELSDDEFDRRRTQLERTG; encoded by the coding sequence ATGACGCAACTCACCACTCACATCGGACGCACTGCTCGTCGACTCGCGATCCTCGCCGTCCCGCTGCTGGTCGCGGCGACTGGAACGGCTGCTGCCCACGGTAGTGGGAGCTACGGCGGGGGCATGATGGGCGGCGGCTGGGGCCTCTTCGGCGGAGCGATGGGGCTCTGGGGACTCCTCTGGATGGGGCTCCTCATCGCCGTCCCGCTCTACCTCGTCTCTGCGCTCCGCAACCGAGGATCCGGTGGGAATGAAGAGCAGCCGCTGTCGGTTCTCCGCGAGCGCTACGCCCGCGGGGAGCTCTCGGATGACGAATTCGATCGACGGCGAACACAGCTCGAACGCACCGGATGA
- a CDS encoding helix-turn-helix transcriptional regulator, which yields MNRRQADTVVGGLVAAVLIVGGVLSWQAYQQQQAFDQMGSMMGTSMGSVHGTNPLWYVLGTLLVSAVIGGGYLVVRDKVTSIDENDRSQTELANPTDPAGDESPEVAVQSNGASNPESQPQARVLDLLPDDERRVLEPVISSPGITQIELRDRSDFSKSKVSQTVSALEKRGLLYRERQGRTYRIYPSDDLQQNQAN from the coding sequence TTGAATCGACGGCAAGCCGATACAGTAGTCGGCGGCCTGGTCGCTGCCGTCCTCATCGTCGGCGGTGTGCTCAGCTGGCAAGCGTACCAGCAACAGCAGGCCTTCGACCAGATGGGATCGATGATGGGCACGTCGATGGGGTCCGTTCACGGGACGAATCCGCTCTGGTACGTCCTCGGAACCCTCCTCGTCTCGGCTGTCATCGGTGGAGGGTATCTCGTGGTCCGGGATAAGGTCACCAGCATCGACGAAAACGACCGCTCACAGACTGAACTGGCGAATCCGACCGATCCTGCGGGTGACGAATCGCCAGAGGTAGCTGTCCAATCGAATGGAGCCAGCAATCCGGAGTCTCAGCCACAGGCTCGCGTGTTGGACCTGTTGCCGGATGATGAGCGCCGGGTCCTCGAACCAGTCATCTCCTCGCCTGGCATCACACAGATCGAACTCAGGGATCGCTCGGACTTCTCGAAGAGCAAGGTGAGCCAGACGGTGAGCGCTCTCGAGAAGCGCGGTCTCCTGTACCGCGAGCGCCAAGGGCGGACGTATCGCATCTATCCGAGCGACGACTTACAACAGAATCAGGCGAACTAG
- a CDS encoding ABC transporter permease: MNRFVVGVRANLRTFIRTPLNVVLALVLPLVVIEGWGQAMAGLPSMPTVEAIPLDLGRLLGAIFGVAIIAGLMGLVQMISAREADRRLVQAGYSPRTLLATRLATLAGVTVVVAAVNFGVLWLTIDTESPLLVFAFLACAGIVYAFLGALVGAVLPRLFEGSLVVVFLAMMDAFLSGDSPLAADVPEFVEYFPLYHPKELLQSAAFDGTFASGDLVFVGGYVLVLLVLVTAVFGATMRTAGGWST; encoded by the coding sequence ATGAATAGGTTCGTCGTCGGCGTTCGGGCGAACCTTCGGACGTTCATCCGGACGCCCCTGAACGTCGTCCTTGCGCTGGTGCTCCCGCTCGTCGTCATCGAGGGATGGGGACAGGCGATGGCGGGGCTGCCGTCGATGCCGACCGTCGAAGCGATCCCGCTGGACCTCGGGCGACTCCTCGGTGCAATCTTCGGCGTTGCCATCATCGCCGGCCTGATGGGACTGGTCCAGATGATCAGTGCTCGGGAAGCCGACCGACGGCTCGTCCAGGCGGGCTACTCGCCACGGACGCTGCTCGCGACGCGACTCGCAACCCTTGCGGGCGTCACCGTCGTCGTCGCCGCCGTGAACTTCGGCGTCCTTTGGCTTACTATCGACACCGAATCGCCCCTGCTCGTGTTCGCGTTCCTCGCGTGCGCGGGCATCGTCTACGCCTTCCTCGGCGCACTCGTCGGCGCAGTACTTCCGCGACTGTTCGAGGGGTCGCTCGTCGTCGTCTTCCTCGCGATGATGGATGCGTTCCTCAGCGGTGACAGTCCACTGGCTGCGGACGTCCCCGAGTTCGTCGAGTACTTCCCGCTGTACCACCCGAAGGAACTCCTCCAGTCGGCCGCCTTTGACGGTACGTTCGCCTCGGGCGACCTCGTCTTCGTCGGCGGGTACGTGCTGGTGTTGCTCGTCCTCGTCACCGCGGTATTTGGTGCGACGATGCGCACGGCCGGGGGGTGGTCGACATGA
- a CDS encoding multicopper oxidase domain-containing protein, translated as MFHCHNLYHLDAGMACVVRYVE; from the coding sequence TTGTTCCACTGTCACAACCTGTACCATCTCGATGCAGGGATGGCGTGTGTCGTGAGATACGTCGAGTGA
- a CDS encoding plastocyanin/azurin family copper-binding protein: MSAQETPVVKMGNNYFDPVGLHVEPGTTVRFEIAAGAHSATAYENRIPPDGSAFDSGVISSGGYEYTFEEPGTYDYYCIPHKSVGMVGRIVVGNPGGPAEDSPIPDGDVPESDAIVEQGAIAYGSRTGGDGNSDGGRMGPGMGSGPGMMNGRNGGWFGGLPFVGGALGMLGLVGGLLYWALGRGDAPSRSDNSAMETLQRRYARGEIDEEEFQKRRERLEDGQNDPSL; this comes from the coding sequence GTGAGCGCACAGGAGACGCCCGTCGTGAAGATGGGCAACAACTACTTCGACCCGGTCGGGCTCCACGTCGAACCGGGCACGACCGTCCGCTTCGAGATAGCAGCCGGTGCACACTCGGCGACGGCCTACGAGAACCGGATTCCACCCGACGGCAGCGCATTCGATAGTGGGGTCATCTCGTCGGGAGGGTACGAGTACACGTTCGAAGAACCAGGCACGTACGACTACTACTGCATCCCGCACAAGTCGGTCGGGATGGTCGGTCGCATCGTCGTCGGCAATCCCGGCGGTCCGGCCGAAGACAGTCCGATTCCGGACGGTGACGTGCCCGAGAGCGACGCGATCGTCGAGCAGGGCGCGATAGCGTATGGATCTCGCACCGGAGGTGACGGGAACTCCGATGGTGGAAGGATGGGCCCCGGAATGGGGTCTGGCCCTGGAATGATGAACGGCCGGAACGGTGGATGGTTCGGTGGGCTGCCGTTCGTCGGCGGGGCACTCGGAATGCTCGGCCTGGTCGGCGGACTCCTCTATTGGGCACTGGGTCGAGGCGACGCTCCGTCCCGGAGTGATAATTCCGCGATGGAGACCCTCCAACGTCGTTACGCACGAGGCGAGATCGACGAAGAAGAGTTCCAGAAGCGTCGTGAACGGTTGGAGGACGGGCAAAACGACCCATCTCTGTGA
- a CDS encoding ABC transporter ATP-binding protein, whose protein sequence is MKRTTTTTETTVSSEPLVRGDGLEKTYGSRLPFGRSTPVLTGADIEVRAGEIVGIVGENGSGKSTLMKILVGVLDHDAGTVERTGTVGWCPQEPLLYDRLTVSETFRLFGAGYGMSREEIDAAKRRLADELDFERYLDYRVDQLSGGNRQKVNLSIALMHDPDVLMLDEPYTGFDWETYLRFWDMAQDLADGGTAVVMISHLIEERSRLDRIFEVRDGLVHDVTDEETESELRSDSEEEHE, encoded by the coding sequence ATGAAACGGACCACGACAACCACAGAGACGACCGTTAGTAGCGAACCGCTCGTCCGAGGTGACGGCCTCGAAAAAACCTACGGGTCACGACTCCCCTTCGGACGTTCGACCCCTGTTCTCACCGGTGCAGATATCGAGGTCCGTGCTGGGGAAATCGTCGGCATCGTCGGCGAGAATGGGTCGGGGAAGTCGACGCTGATGAAGATCCTCGTCGGCGTCCTCGACCACGATGCAGGCACAGTCGAACGGACTGGGACCGTCGGCTGGTGTCCGCAGGAACCCCTGCTCTACGATCGACTGACCGTCTCAGAAACGTTCCGGCTGTTCGGCGCCGGGTACGGGATGAGTCGCGAGGAGATCGACGCGGCGAAACGACGACTCGCCGACGAACTCGACTTCGAGCGGTACCTCGATTACCGGGTCGACCAGCTCAGCGGTGGTAACCGACAGAAGGTCAACCTCAGCATCGCGTTGATGCACGACCCGGACGTGCTCATGCTCGACGAACCCTACACTGGGTTCGACTGGGAGACCTACCTGCGGTTCTGGGACATGGCTCAGGACCTCGCGGACGGTGGCACTGCCGTCGTCATGATCTCGCATCTCATCGAGGAACGAAGCCGCCTCGACCGCATCTTCGAGGTTCGGGACGGTCTGGTCCACGATGTGACCGACGAGGAAACCGAGAGTGAACTCAGGAGCGATTCGGAGGAGGAACATGAATAG
- a CDS encoding permease: MQAALVDGILESLRIGVGFLWTAAWAIIMGLVITSLVQVYVSKERMANVLGEGNLSGLTKATVFGAASSGCSFGAVAIGKGLFKKGAHTVNFLAFMFASTNLIVELGLMILILLGWEFLVAELLGGVILIAVMAVLVHLTLPENLFEQVREELNQRDQDQGITEDPTCGMEGKDEYSLVTDGGETLKFCSKGCMETYQQEAASSGGWRDELLSWGGWYKVGNQYRKEWSMIWTDIIAGFLVSGFVIVFVPQWVWNTLFLQGDGLLVSAENAIMGVAIAVISFVGSMGNVPFAVALWGGGISFAGVIAFVYADLITIPVLNVYRKYYGWKVMLYILGIFFVTMAFTGFLMEELFSALGIVPNLAGGQTASEQTYFELNYTFYLNILAFALSGFLLYVYRRGLGAPGQYRDPVCGMRTDDSGPSLTHDGDIFHFCSNQCRRSFEKRPSEFAQQHPQVSGAGGPQNHDHH; this comes from the coding sequence ATGCAAGCCGCCCTCGTCGACGGAATCCTCGAGTCGTTGCGGATCGGCGTCGGTTTCCTCTGGACGGCGGCCTGGGCGATCATCATGGGGCTCGTCATCACGAGTCTCGTTCAGGTCTACGTCTCGAAAGAGCGGATGGCAAACGTACTCGGAGAGGGGAATCTGAGTGGCCTCACGAAAGCAACCGTCTTCGGCGCGGCCAGTAGTGGTTGTAGCTTCGGCGCGGTCGCCATCGGGAAGGGGTTGTTCAAGAAGGGGGCGCACACGGTGAACTTCCTCGCGTTCATGTTCGCCTCGACGAACCTCATCGTCGAGCTCGGGCTGATGATACTCATCCTCCTCGGGTGGGAGTTTCTGGTTGCAGAACTCCTCGGCGGCGTCATCCTCATCGCCGTGATGGCGGTCCTCGTTCATCTGACCCTCCCCGAGAACCTGTTCGAGCAAGTACGGGAGGAACTGAATCAACGCGACCAGGACCAGGGGATCACCGAGGACCCGACCTGCGGGATGGAAGGCAAAGACGAGTACTCGCTGGTGACTGACGGGGGCGAGACGCTGAAGTTCTGTTCGAAAGGTTGCATGGAGACGTACCAGCAGGAAGCCGCAAGTAGCGGCGGTTGGCGCGACGAACTCCTCTCGTGGGGCGGGTGGTACAAAGTCGGGAATCAGTATCGCAAGGAGTGGTCGATGATCTGGACGGACATCATCGCGGGGTTTCTCGTTTCGGGGTTCGTCATCGTCTTCGTCCCGCAGTGGGTTTGGAACACGCTCTTCCTCCAGGGTGATGGGTTACTGGTGAGTGCAGAGAACGCCATCATGGGTGTCGCGATCGCCGTCATCAGCTTCGTCGGGAGCATGGGGAACGTTCCCTTTGCGGTTGCACTCTGGGGCGGCGGCATCAGCTTCGCCGGCGTCATCGCGTTCGTCTACGCCGATCTCATCACCATCCCCGTCCTGAACGTCTACCGGAAGTACTACGGCTGGAAGGTGATGCTGTACATCCTCGGTATCTTCTTCGTGACGATGGCGTTCACGGGCTTCCTCATGGAGGAACTGTTCAGCGCTCTCGGTATCGTCCCGAACCTCGCCGGCGGGCAGACGGCGTCCGAACAGACGTACTTCGAACTGAACTACACGTTCTACCTCAATATCCTCGCGTTCGCGCTCTCTGGCTTCCTCCTCTACGTCTACCGACGCGGACTCGGTGCACCCGGCCAGTACCGCGACCCCGTCTGTGGGATGCGAACCGACGATAGCGGGCCGAGTCTCACCCACGACGGCGATATATTCCACTTCTGTTCGAATCAGTGCAGGCGATCGTTCGAGAAGCGGCCCTCCGAATTCGCACAGCAACACCCACAGGTTTCAGGGGCGGGAGGTCCACAGAACCATGATCATCACTGA
- a CDS encoding ABC transporter permease has product MNRTATAFGIGLREHARNYVLVALLVVLPVAFITLAFAVTQDVQMPVRTLVDGEMVTVMRGMPEVHGVIMTPITSTFIAGLAGLFLMREARETDGRLSVVGYRARQVIAARFGVLVVITLLVVGVSVGVMLVDFWPEQLWWFVAAMLVLSLTYGLVGMLVGAVFNRLAGLWIMLILPMIDIGLFQDPLFVQSEPEWWMKLFPGYHPVRVMVDTGLTADLDTAVSLGWGFGYLLVVGLLAVWVYYRGTRTT; this is encoded by the coding sequence ATGAACCGGACCGCCACGGCGTTCGGTATCGGGCTCCGTGAACACGCCCGCAACTACGTCCTGGTGGCTCTGCTGGTCGTTCTGCCCGTGGCGTTCATCACACTTGCATTCGCGGTGACGCAGGACGTCCAGATGCCGGTGCGAACCCTCGTCGACGGCGAGATGGTGACTGTGATGCGGGGGATGCCCGAGGTACACGGCGTGATCATGACACCGATCACGAGTACGTTCATCGCCGGGTTGGCCGGCCTATTCCTGATGCGCGAGGCGAGAGAGACGGACGGCCGCCTCTCGGTCGTGGGCTATCGGGCACGACAGGTTATCGCCGCCCGGTTCGGCGTCCTCGTCGTCATCACGCTCCTCGTTGTCGGCGTCTCAGTGGGAGTGATGCTCGTCGACTTCTGGCCGGAGCAGCTGTGGTGGTTCGTGGCCGCGATGCTCGTCCTGTCACTCACCTATGGACTCGTCGGGATGCTCGTCGGTGCCGTCTTCAACCGACTGGCTGGCCTGTGGATCATGTTGATCCTCCCGATGATCGACATCGGGCTCTTCCAGGACCCGTTGTTCGTCCAGTCCGAGCCCGAGTGGTGGATGAAACTCTTCCCGGGCTACCACCCGGTCCGCGTCATGGTCGATACGGGGCTTACGGCGGATCTGGATACTGCTGTTTCGCTCGGATGGGGGTTCGGCTACCTCCTCGTCGTCGGACTCCTCGCCGTCTGGGTGTACTACCGAGGAACTCGAACGACGTGA
- a CDS encoding aspartate/glutamate racemase family protein, with amino-acid sequence MTEILWIDPVGHADFSGDIGDILAEAARPDTTVDVTALDRGPHHVEYHYYESLVTPDVLHRVKRAENEGYDATVIGCFYDLALEEAREVSDSMPVVAPAEATTHLATTLGDSFSVVVGRQKWVPQMRDRVRAYGFGDHLASFRPVDLGVLDFQDDPDRTERRLREAATAAVEEDNAEVVILGCTAEYGFYEELQDDLGVPVLDAVTAPFKFAELLADLADLGWSHSKVGGYESPPVDEIARWGIADDYENADVWTEESEP; translated from the coding sequence ATGACGGAGATCCTCTGGATCGACCCGGTCGGCCACGCCGACTTCTCGGGCGACATCGGCGACATCCTCGCCGAGGCGGCCCGGCCCGACACCACGGTCGACGTGACCGCGCTCGACCGCGGCCCGCACCACGTCGAGTACCACTACTACGAGTCGCTCGTCACGCCCGACGTGCTCCACCGGGTCAAGCGCGCCGAGAACGAGGGGTACGACGCGACCGTCATCGGCTGCTTCTACGACCTCGCGCTGGAGGAGGCCCGCGAGGTGAGCGACTCGATGCCGGTCGTCGCCCCCGCCGAGGCGACCACCCATCTGGCGACGACGCTCGGGGACTCATTCTCCGTCGTCGTCGGCCGACAGAAGTGGGTGCCACAGATGCGCGACCGCGTCCGGGCGTACGGCTTCGGCGACCACCTCGCCTCGTTCCGGCCGGTCGACCTCGGCGTGCTCGACTTCCAGGACGACCCCGACCGGACGGAGCGCCGGCTCCGCGAGGCCGCGACGGCCGCCGTCGAGGAGGACAACGCGGAGGTCGTCATCCTCGGCTGCACCGCCGAGTACGGCTTCTACGAGGAGCTGCAGGACGACCTCGGCGTCCCCGTCCTCGACGCGGTGACCGCACCGTTCAAGTTCGCCGAACTGCTCGCCGACCTCGCAGACCTCGGCTGGAGCCACAGCAAGGTCGGCGGCTACGAGTCGCCGCCCGTCGACGAGATCGCGCGCTGGGGCATCGCGGACGACTACGAGAACGCCGACGTCTGGACGGAGGAGTCCGAGCCGTGA
- a CDS encoding thioredoxin family protein: MTEAILFTQETCGACATQRAKNDGIEDEYPDVEFREVDIRKDLETAEEYGVRKTPTTLVYANGEQTAEFIGIVDREDLESAIESASQQSSGFTQRLVDIVRG; this comes from the coding sequence ATGACCGAGGCAATACTCTTCACCCAAGAGACGTGCGGAGCATGCGCAACACAACGGGCGAAAAATGACGGCATCGAGGACGAATACCCCGACGTCGAGTTTCGAGAGGTCGACATCCGGAAAGATCTGGAAACGGCCGAGGAGTACGGCGTCCGGAAGACGCCGACGACACTCGTCTACGCGAACGGAGAACAGACCGCCGAGTTCATCGGCATCGTCGACCGGGAAGATCTGGAGTCGGCTATCGAGAGCGCGAGCCAGCAGTCATCTGGATTCACCCAGCGCCTCGTCGACATCGTGCGTGGATAA
- a CDS encoding SHOCT domain-containing protein, whose product MASSNQLDTTTIVLLILGAIILLPLLTMGMGFGGMMGYGGMMGQYGGTGGWWPLVGMLVPLVFLLILLGGGYLVFRRMSETQTSRDPAMEELRTAYARGDLTDEEFESRRERLERWE is encoded by the coding sequence ATGGCTTCATCGAACCAGCTCGACACCACGACAATCGTTCTCCTGATACTCGGAGCGATCATCTTGCTCCCGTTGCTCACGATGGGGATGGGATTCGGCGGGATGATGGGATACGGTGGGATGATGGGTCAGTATGGCGGTACTGGTGGATGGTGGCCACTCGTCGGGATGCTCGTCCCGCTCGTCTTCCTCCTCATCCTCCTCGGCGGTGGCTACCTCGTCTTCCGGCGCATGAGCGAGACGCAGACGTCTCGAGATCCCGCGATGGAGGAACTCCGCACGGCGTACGCTCGCGGCGACCTCACCGACGAAGAGTTCGAATCCCGCCGCGAGAGACTCGAACGATGGGAGTAA